The DNA sequence TCTCTAAAAGACTTGCACAGATTACGGGGCatgtttacaatttttatttcaaCATTCCATTTGCATAATCTGCTGACTGAACATTGACAAAATGAGCCACTGCGTTGAGGGGACCAGTTTACTAACATGGCAGtccaattaattatttttctgtaatctagataaaaaaaaaatacattttaaaagtctttatAAAAATCTATTTCCACCATTATTTAACCCAGTCTTAGTAGTTTTTTTCCCTCTTGCTCTATCGCTCTCTTTCTGAGACTATcaatttttttgcatatattatatataatattcttgaaTTTCTTGAAAGAAAACTCTTGCAAATGAAgcaatttttttctaaataaattttatttaaaatgtgttcaaGGAAGTCAAAGACTGAATACTAAGCAATTAAGTAGAGCTTATACCACTGTTTCAGAGAACACCATACATACAAGACCCACTCTCCCACAAACCTCTTCAGATGATCAGAACACAAAACATGAATAAACTGGTTACCCAAGACATGAAAATGAGAAGGACAGTACAGAACAAATCAGACAAAGAACAAGatcctaaaataaataatatcagcTGACTTCACTCCCATATATATTCAGTAAAGGTGTGTGAACGTTTTCATTTGAGGTCTTTGTGAAGACCGATATTCTACACAATGGCTGTGCAACTTCACACTGTAAAGCTCTACAgggaaagaaaattattttattaggtCTGTAGGTTTCGGAGAGGCATAAAGATTCTTGAAGTTAGATCTTTAAAAAAAGGACAAGCTACATCAATACCACTGAGCTTGTTAGATTTACGTTTATAAAAGAAGAATAAAACAACCAACAGTCATCAGTAAAGCCTTGAATATAAATCAATACTATTCCAAGTCTCTTTTCATCACTATAGATCATATAAAAGCCAACTGGCAAAGCAAATATTGCACCACATTTTCAGCTGCATATCAAACGAGACAGACACCCCATATTCCACCCAAACATATACAAGAATACATTTGTATATGCAATAGATCACAAAAGAAATCTAAAATCTCGAgatgggaaagaaaaaaaactattatagaGAACAAGCTCTCGATATTTCTTAATGCAAAAGTTTATCAGAGGGTCTTTTCTTTAATTAAGGccaacaaaatatttaaagaaaagaaaaaaaacaaaaagagcaactTCCTCAAGGTTGAAGTTACACCTTCTGAGAAACTCAAAATGCtttctatatttatatagaaatataaccATTTTCCCCATAAACATTTTGTATCTATGAGTTTCTAGAACATTTACCCATCTAACTGCAAGTCTACATCTGAAACGGGAACAGTATTTCACAGGAGGAAATGGGAAAAGGGAAAGAgacagaaaaggaaaagtgcccaaggtgtgtgtgtgtggatggtctTCAGTAGTACTGATGAAGGGCGCTGTGTTTACCCCTGGCTCAGTTCAGCTGTTCATCAGCAGGAGGATCCACCCTGAAGGGATGTTAAAAGCGAGCCAGAGAGTTTATAGCGGCTGCAACACGGTGCGAGCGGCTTCACTGTTCCCTCCTGCCTTCTCCAGCTCAGACAGCTCCTCAAACACAtctctgaacacaaacacatcgTCAGATTACAACACCACCATCCTCACAAACACTGGTGCTCATTCACTCACGAGCAGGACTGGGTTTTGAGTCACAAGCTTGCGAATTAATTCAAATTCAGTTTAGATTTTGAATACATATTTCAGGTACAGTACATGACAAATTTCttcaaagaaggaaaaaaaatctaatgctgtaaaatatacacGAGTCAGCTGGTACTACATTCCTACAATATCAAAGGTTAAAATGAACTGATTTGCAGTTTTCAAAGGGGTGGTTCACTTTTTTTGaaggcttgattgtttttatgtGGTGCATTCTACCATGTtaacgcttaaaaaaaaaatcctacataatttacctttattccacaacaatctgtcccttctctgagaaACAAGCTGATCGTTTCCTGTTTTTATGAAGCCCCGTCCTCAGAAATGGGCAAggggctctgattggttagctagcccagtgtgttgtgattggctaaaccacATCTAAACATCTTGCCCCTCTCCTCAGCGGCATGTGCTCCAGATGTATTATAAACAGCGTTGTTAATACCTCCATTAGAATCATTATAAAAGACAGAATCTCTATTCATATATGAACAGATTGTTTTATGTGCACCTCTAGTTTTCTCATCTTCTTCAACCAaacctttaaaatattaaacttatAATACTAACTTTACAATTACATAATTACAGTTTGACATATAAATCGTAATAACTAGATTTCTACTccagtgtttttatttgaaataaacatttaaatggtggctgtaataactaaaaactaaacaCTGCAGAACAGTAAAAAAATTTTTGGTGCATATATTGAGGAACATGCTCCTCTGTAGAGTTGTTGTAGTGGTTACGTCTTCCCATGATTTTAAGTGATTGAAGAATTGATACGGTTTCGTAAAAATGAAAAtcgatatctttttttttttcatccctaCTAATATGCATAGATTTCTAGTATTTATCCATACAAGAGAAATTCTGACAAAAATAAATCCTGGATTTGCAGGAACAGTAAGACTGCTCAGCATGCATTAAGAAAGAGAACTTACTTGTGCATGTAAAAAAAGATGTATCCACTCCTGTCACGATCTCTCTGAACAGTGGCCTCCTGTGTGCGGGAGACGTCCAGATCATTGTATGTGAGCCAGgactgtttcttcatgtcataaACATCACTAATGTAATGCCCTACAGAAGGAAAGAGACAAATAGCACCTGATGAAGCTGTTCTTGGTCTGCAGTGCAATAACAACATGAGCTAAAGACACCAGTACCTGATGATGAGCTGCTGCCGATGTGACTGACCACACTGAGGAGTCTGAAAGAGTTCGGGAGCTCTCCAGTCTAAACAAGTCATTACACCATCATTAAACCAAGCCCTGAAAGCTGACACTTCTCAAAGTGCACCGAGGGTCTCGGACTCACCTCTGCGTTCTTCTTGAGCTCTTCAGCTTCAGCCTCACTGTACTCCATATCCAGACCATCCTCGTTCCCAGAGTCGTCATCGGAGCACAGCAGCTCTGGCAGAGAGTTATTAAACTCTACAACACCACAAATATTCACATTAACCAAGATAATGTGACACAGAACATGTTCTGGGTGTGCCATACTGACCTTGCAGGCTGAGCTCAGTGGCTCTCTTCAGATCGTCATCTTCCCTCATCTCTCTCGCCTCCTGTGCAATTAACAGACAATATTCACTGTACAacaatcattatcatcatcagttAAAGCGGTGGTGACGTCAAGGATGAACAACACCGGAAAAGTACAGCTGCTGAGAAGATTGTGTCAAAAGACCAATATGGTGATTATAGTAATATggcaagaatataaaaaaaaaaaaatgtacattacatttattcatttagttgatgcttttatccaaagcgacttacaatttctatacatgtcagaggtcacatgcctctggagcaactaggggttaagtgtctttctCAGGGACACAGTGTCACACAGTGGATCcgaaacccgggtctctcacaccaaaggcatgtgtcttatccactgcgccaacaccaccatAATGCATCCaataacatattttgttttacttaagatattttgaaattcCCATTATTCGCAAAGGTCactcccatacacacacacacacacacacatacacacacacacaccaaaattgttcttttaattttgcATGATATGACCTGGATATGTTCTTGACCGGTTCAATGagattcacccagaaattaaaactGACCTCTACTTTTGGCGGTGCTTCATCAACAAATAAAGACACAAATGCAATTTGAGGGAGAGTTCAGAGCGACAAAATTACATTTGGTTAAATATTTCACAAGATCAAGATTTGTGATATCGAAAATCCACAACAAGAATTATTATAACAATCTTGTTAAACTTCTAAAACAATTTCTTTAAACTGAATGTAGCAGTGGATGTGTATCGTGGTGCTTACATGTTCCTGCAGGCTCTGTGCGAGGGCCTGCTGCAGCTCCTGTTCCTCTCGCTCCTGGTCTAAACTGTACTGCTGCACCCAGTCCAGCTCTCCCTGCACTCCTTCAGGCGTCTGGTTCTCCTTGTTCTCATCCATGGTCAGATCTAGAGACTCCAGAGCATCTAGACATAAACcaaacaataaacacacacacaactctagACGCTGTAGGCTGGGAGTACAAGCATGCAATCTAGTTGAAACTCTAGTTTACCTGCAGGCTGTTTCTCTCCATCCAGAAGGTCCAAATGAGGAGTCAGGTCCTGGCCGTCTGCATCTCCAAACCCTGTGTCTGGGCTGCTGGTCGGCTCGTCGTCAGGGCAAGCGGACAGACTAGTGTCGTGACGACTCATCTCCAGCACAGCTGCTAGCATCTCATCATCATTGATGGCGTTAAACTCCGAGTGCTCCACCTGAGCATTGTGCTGCACCTGAACACACAAAGCAAGCTGGTCACATGCACTGTCAAGTATTTCAAAACTGCACGACAAACTTCTTGACCACTAACTCTGTATATTAAAAAAGacttctgaagggtcatgtgacactgaatactggtaTAATGATTGCTGATAACATTTTTGGCATTGACATATGTGTGCGTGGGATTTTTAATGTATAAGTGCTGTAAAATGATTAATTCCATCCAGTAGAAGTTGGTTTGCATAATGTGTTGACTATATTTACAACAGTAACCCTGCTTGTGACGTGACACCTTTGTAGATTATAGCTGGCTGCATCAAGTGACCAAATGTAGAGTGAGTGTTTGATTTGATTCACAGATGCCATGTGGACTGCTTTAaggaattcataaaaaaaaaaaaaaaaaaaaaatgctattcttCTCACCTCTTCCGTCCTGTCGTCTTCTGAATGATGTTTGCGACCAACTTTTCTGACGAGCTCCTCCTCACTGTCCGAATCACACAGCACACTTCCTGAACTCTCTGGCTTTTGAGAACCTTTCCTGTAAGACCGATTTATATCACATGAGCATGAATCAAGACTAAACACTCTTAGCAAGCGCATCTGAGGGCTGCCCTCACCGTAGTGTTGAAGAGTTGACCGACTGGGACATCTTCAGCGTCCTGGAGCTGAAATTAAATCAGACATGGAGTATGAAGGGTGTTACACTAAATAAGAGCGAGTGCAAGAGCGATTCTTACATGGCCGTCTGTGCGTTCCAGCCGAGGCTGAGAGGGGGGCGCGTGGCGTCAGTGCAGTGAGAGAGCAGCGTCAGATATTTGGGGATCAGGACTTGTTGGCCCAGCTTGCTGTTTAAAGACAGCTGACTGTTGTAGCTGTAGCGTTTGAGGTGAAGAATCAGCACCCTGCAGAGAAAGGGAGTCAttcaaatgttttcaactgaTCACTAACTCGTCTACACAACATGAAGTATGTGTGTTCATTCGAACCTGGGAAGCCTGCTAAATTTGTGAGAGACGGTTGCtgcttttccactgcattttTCACAGGAATACTCAATCTCCTCCATCTACAAACACAAAGACAACAGGTTATGAACACTTGAGTACTGTAgtgaaattaaactaaaatgaatcGATCTCCTCAATCTTGTTAGGgggtaaaacatttaaacattcagTACATTTGTTAATCAAAGGTTTGGACTAACTAGTGTAGCCaactaatccagcttcatggtacaggccccaggacTTTAGTGTTTTGATCATTCACATTCTACAGCTGGTGTGATGCAGTGTCTTACTCTGAAGAAGAGGTCTAAAGAGTCCTGTATCGATCTGAGAGGCAGAGTTTTTTTCCTGCGCGGCAGGTCGATGGACAGGTCGTTGAACTGCTCACGCTTTGTCACCACCTCTCCACAGCTGTTCACCAGAGGAAGTACGTCAACCACAAAGTTATTACACAACATATCAAAAATCACAAGACAACACATGACCTCTTTTCTTTATTAAACTCTGCCAACTCACCTTTTACATGTAATGGTGTGCTGCACTTCAAACTCCATGTTGACTGTTACGGGGCAGGTGTAAATGCGTGAGGTGTCCACCTCCTCTGCTAACCGAGCGCTTTGTGGCTCCTCTCCGGCCGAGGGCTCGTTCTTCCAGCTTTTGTTGATCTTCTCCACATCCTCCTTCAGCTGGTCCAGACACTGGCTCAGGAACTCATGAGCATCCTGGGCACAAACAGCTGATTGGCACTTCCATCATATGAACATAACACAACAGGAAAGCCTCGttcacaccaacaacaacaactgtaaaGACAacaactatattagcatccataCCAACatgcaataaaactgtttttatccAGTTCTGTCATCCGCCACATAAGCTCTTTGTAATCAGATTCTGATTGGATTTGGCAAAAGCACTCCTCTGTGTCGTTAATGTTATAGTTCACTATAGTGATTATTAAAACAGGATGGTTATCATTGGTGTGAATGAGTCTCAAATCGGACGCATCTGCATTAGCAATAAAGTTGTCACACGTCTTACATTCTGCATGTAACCAGAGAAACGCTCAGCTGTTGAGGAAATGGCGTTCTTCACTCGCCGCAAAAGATCTTTCTTCACTTCTGGAGGGGAAATGTCCTTCTTAGCCAACAGATGAGCAAAACGCCTTCATAtggaaataaaa is a window from the Carassius gibelio isolate Cgi1373 ecotype wild population from Czech Republic chromosome A9, carGib1.2-hapl.c, whole genome shotgun sequence genome containing:
- the usp37 gene encoding ubiquitin carboxyl-terminal hydrolase 37 isoform X2, with translation MSVAVPKLTSGGAVRIRIRCGELGTTKWKEGVFEIHEKDNKINLLVKFSSGGTPRMFQLNHNVKQLACYPTHGPNRVTLTLKDSSVVMMDKLPLLVAKKMKEYLEMVRLGKPAVLKTNQGSASFGLVLGNRAAQNDSGLSPSEKQSTPRRPSLDSREDSTPRKPLGSPSRVTSTPGRNGLSENRSEKRKRLMNSDGDMTEDYPKENDSSSNNKAITDASRKFLLSCKDKLKQSEENRATAPHTPAPLQPTSFYGSRTGTKDYSQTHSFLDSTGQCPSAKRSLMLPNHSTPFKKVRPTLDYGGWNKPRPSTLAQPQPPLQGFSNLGNTCYMNAILQSLFSLPSFSNDLLKQGIPWKRVPVNALLRRFAHLLAKKDISPPEVKKDLLRRVKNAISSTAERFSGYMQNDAHEFLSQCLDQLKEDVEKINKSWKNEPSAGEEPQSARLAEEVDTSRIYTCPVTVNMEFEVQHTITCKSCGEVVTKREQFNDLSIDLPRRKKTLPLRSIQDSLDLFFRMEEIEYSCEKCSGKAATVSHKFSRLPRVLILHLKRYSYNSQLSLNSKLGQQVLIPKYLTLLSHCTDATRPPLSLGWNAQTAISRTLKMSQSVNSSTLRKGSQKPESSGSVLCDSDSEEELVRKVGRKHHSEDDRTEEVQHNAQVEHSEFNAINDDEMLAAVLEMSRHDTSLSACPDDEPTSSPDTGFGDADGQDLTPHLDLLDGEKQPADALESLDLTMDENKENQTPEGVQGELDWVQQYSLDQEREEQELQQALAQSLQEHEAREMREDDDLKRATELSLQEFNNSLPELLCSDDDSGNEDGLDMEYSEAEAEELKKNAETGELPNSFRLLSVVSHIGSSSSSGHYISDVYDMKKQSWLTYNDLDVSRTQEATVQRDRDRSGYIFFYMHKDVFEELSELEKAGGNSEAARTVLQPL
- the usp37 gene encoding ubiquitin carboxyl-terminal hydrolase 37 isoform X1, encoding MSVAVPKLTSGGAVRIRIRCGELGTTKWKEGVFEIHEKDNKINLLVKFSSGGTPRMFQLNHNVKQLACYPTHGPNRVTLTLKDSSVVMMDKLPLLVAKKMKEYLEMVRLGKPAVLKTNQGSASFGLVLGNRAAQNDSGLSPSEKQSTPRRPSLDSREDSTPRKPLGSPSRVTSTPGRNGLSENRSEKRKRLMNSDGDMTEDYPKENDSSSNNKAITDASRKFLLSCKDKLKQSEENRATAPHTPAPLQPTSFYGSRTGTKDYSQTHSFLDSSTGQCPSAKRSLMLPNHSTPFKKVRPTLDYGGWNKPRPSTLAQPQPPLQGFSNLGNTCYMNAILQSLFSLPSFSNDLLKQGIPWKRVPVNALLRRFAHLLAKKDISPPEVKKDLLRRVKNAISSTAERFSGYMQNDAHEFLSQCLDQLKEDVEKINKSWKNEPSAGEEPQSARLAEEVDTSRIYTCPVTVNMEFEVQHTITCKSCGEVVTKREQFNDLSIDLPRRKKTLPLRSIQDSLDLFFRMEEIEYSCEKCSGKAATVSHKFSRLPRVLILHLKRYSYNSQLSLNSKLGQQVLIPKYLTLLSHCTDATRPPLSLGWNAQTAISRTLKMSQSVNSSTLRKGSQKPESSGSVLCDSDSEEELVRKVGRKHHSEDDRTEEVQHNAQVEHSEFNAINDDEMLAAVLEMSRHDTSLSACPDDEPTSSPDTGFGDADGQDLTPHLDLLDGEKQPADALESLDLTMDENKENQTPEGVQGELDWVQQYSLDQEREEQELQQALAQSLQEHEAREMREDDDLKRATELSLQEFNNSLPELLCSDDDSGNEDGLDMEYSEAEAEELKKNAETGELPNSFRLLSVVSHIGSSSSSGHYISDVYDMKKQSWLTYNDLDVSRTQEATVQRDRDRSGYIFFYMHKDVFEELSELEKAGGNSEAARTVLQPL